In Streptomyces sp. NBC_00569, a single genomic region encodes these proteins:
- a CDS encoding LysR substrate-binding domain-containing protein: MELRTLRYFVAVAEELHFGRAATRLHMSQPPLSRAIKQLEAEVGALLFARSATGVTLTAVGAVLLEEARALLEHADRVRVRVSTAAGAATITVGILGDGTDPTVARLAAAYRRSHPGVDIRIRDTDLTDPTCGLRAGLVDVALTRAPFDETALTVYALRTDPVGVVLRADDPLAGRDELRLAELCERRWFQFPQGTDPIWQSYWNGGRPREGPVVRAVQECLQAVLWNGTVGLAPLGHDLPAEFTVVPLIDMTPSRVVAVCNEKDTNPLTRSFIEIATAAYRH, encoded by the coding sequence GTGGAGCTACGGACCTTGCGCTACTTCGTGGCGGTCGCCGAGGAACTCCACTTCGGCCGGGCCGCCACCCGACTGCATATGAGTCAGCCGCCGCTGAGCCGGGCGATCAAGCAGTTGGAAGCCGAGGTCGGGGCGCTGCTCTTCGCCCGCTCGGCCACCGGCGTCACGCTCACCGCGGTGGGCGCAGTGCTGCTCGAGGAGGCGCGGGCTCTGCTCGAGCACGCCGACCGCGTCCGGGTACGCGTGAGCACGGCAGCCGGTGCCGCGACGATCACCGTCGGCATCCTGGGCGACGGCACCGACCCGACAGTGGCCAGGCTGGCCGCGGCCTACCGCCGCAGCCACCCCGGAGTCGACATCCGTATCCGCGACACCGATCTGACCGACCCGACGTGCGGGCTGCGCGCCGGGCTGGTCGATGTCGCCCTGACCCGGGCGCCGTTCGACGAGACTGCCCTGACGGTGTATGCGCTGCGGACCGATCCGGTCGGCGTGGTCCTGCGCGCCGATGATCCGCTGGCGGGCCGTGATGAGTTGCGGCTGGCCGAGCTGTGCGAGCGCCGCTGGTTTCAGTTCCCGCAGGGCACCGACCCCATCTGGCAGTCGTACTGGAACGGTGGCAGGCCGCGCGAGGGACCAGTGGTGCGCGCCGTGCAGGAATGCCTGCAGGCGGTGCTGTGGAACGGCACGGTCGGCCTGGCCCCGCTCGGACACGACCTGCCCGCGGAGTTCACCGTGGTGCCGCTGATCGACATGACGCCGAGCCGAGTGGTGGCGGTGTGCAACGAGAAAGACACCAACCCGTTGACCCGGTCGTTCATCGAGATCGCGACAGCCGCGTACCGCCACTGA